The DNA region GCCACAGCGGGGCGCCGCTCGGTGTGATCGGAGTGGCGGCGACGCTCCAGATGATGGGCCACGGCCGCATCGCCCCGACCGCCAACTGCGAGAAACCCGCCGGGGTGTGCACCTTCGACCCGGTGCCCGGGACGGAGGGCCGGCCCGCCCGCGTCGACCTGGCCCTCAGCCTCAACTACACGATCGGCTCCGTGGCCAGCGCCATCCTCGTGGGAGGCTGCGATGACTGAACAGCGCACGACGACCGCACAGCGCACGACCAGCGCACAGCGGACGGCCGAGGCCGCCCCCGTCGCACGGCTGGAGACGGACTCCCTCGCCCCCGTGGGCCGCCACGTCCTCCTCGAATCCACCCCCGGCGCCACCCACACCCGCGCCGTCAAGGAGGCCTGGGAGCGCCTCGGGTTCCACGTCACCGCCGTCAACGGCGCGGACACGCCCGAACCCCCCGACGTGTACTGCGTCGTGGCCCTCGGCAACGAGGCGCTCGGCAGCCGCACCTCGGCGTCGCTGCGCCGCGCACACGTGGCCCGCGTCCTGGAGGCGATGGCCCGCCGGGGCTACGGCCGCGCCGTCCTGGTCACCGACGCGGGCCCGCACGTCCACGACGACGCGGAGCCGGAGTGCGCCGCGGAGCGAGCGGCCGACCACGCCTGGTGGCAGCACCTGGCCAAGCGGTGCGCCACCCAGGGGGTGCTCGCCAACACCGTGCGCGTCGGCTACGCCCCGTTCCTCGGGCACGACCTCACCGCCGAGGCCGCGGGCGAACTGCTCCGGCACCTGGTCACCCGCCGTCCCCTCACCCCGCCCGAACTCGACTCGGCACTGCGCCTGCTCGCCTCACGCGGCTTCGGCAGCGTGGCGGGGGAGACCCTGCCCCTCGACGGCGGGCTCGACGCGGGCATCGTACCCATGCCGTCGGCGCGCCCGCCGCGCCCCGACCGGGCCGCCGCCGACACCCAGGAAGCCGACCCGTTCCGGCTCGCCGGGCGCGTCGTGATGGTCACGGGAGCCAGCAGCGGCATCGGCGCGAGCATCGCCCGGGAGAGCGCGGCCCGCGGCGCCGATGTCGTCCTCGTCGCCCGCCGCCGCCCCGAGCTGGAGAAACTCGCCGCCGAGATCCGCGAACTCGGCCGCAGGGCCTGGGTGGTGACCGCGGACCTGTCCGACCCGTCACGGGCGGCCGGCCTGGTCCACGAGGCCTGGGAGCGCACCGGGGGCGTCGACGCCCTCGCCTACGCCGCGGGCGCCGTCTCCTTCGACGGCGCCGGCGACAACTCCGACAACCGCCATCGGCTCCTCGCCCTCAACTCCCTGTCGTACGCCAGCACGTGCGACGCGCTGCTCAAGCACTGGGCGGCGACCCGCCGCGGCGGCGCCGTGGCCGTCGTGTCCTCCCTCGCCGCGGTGAGCGCACCGGTGGCGAACCTGGCGAGCTACGGCCTGAGCAAGGCCGCGACCGCCCAGTTCACCAGCCACTTCGCCACCTCGGCGGCCCGGTACAAGGTGCGGGCCAACAGCGTGCTCCCTGGCTTCGTCCGCACCCCGATGACGGACGTCACCAACCCCGCGTTCCTGGACGCGACCAACCGGCTCGTGCCCACGGGCCGGATGAGTGAACCCACGGAGGTCGCGGCCCTCGTCTGCTACCTCATCAGCCCCGCGGCGGCCGGTCTGACCGGCGCGCAGCTGCGCGTGGACGGCGGCGGCCACTGCCTGGCCGGACTGCCGCACCTGGACCCGTCCGAGCACCCCCTAGAGGAAGGACCCCGGCAGTGACGCCCCACGTGCCGCGCCCCCGGCCCTCCGCGCCGCGCACCGACACCGCAGTGCCGCTCCCGAACCCCACCGCGCCGGAAGGAGACCGCAGGTGACCGACAACAGGCCCCTCAAGGGCAAGGTGGCGCTGGTCGCGGGCGCATCCTCCGGGATCGGGGCGAGCATCGCCCGTACGCTCGCCCAGGCGGGCGCCTCCGTCGCGCTCGTGGCCCGGCGGGGGGACCAGCTCGCCGCCGTGGAGCAGGACGTGGCGGGCCACGAAGTGCCCGCCGTCACCCTCGTCGCCGACCTGGCGGCCGACGGCGCGCCCAAGGACACGGTGGCCGCCGCCGAACGGGCCCTCGGCCCCATCGACATCATGGTGAACAACGCCGCCCTGGCCCGCACCGGGCCCATCCACGACACCCACCCCCGGCACTGGCGGCAGGCCTTCCACCTCAACCTGGACGTGCCGTTCCTGCTGGCCCGCGCCGTCCTGCCCGGCATGCGCGAACGCGGCCACGGCTGGATCGTCAACATCAGCTCCGAGGGCAGCCTGCTCCAGGCCGACTGGTCGGCCCCGTACTCCATCACCAAGCGCGCCCTGAACGCCCTCACCGGCCAGATCGACCTGGAGAACCGGCACCTGGGAGTGCGCGCCATCGCCGTGCTGCCCGGCTGGGTGCGCACCGACCTGGCCCAGGACCCCGAGACTCTGGGCGTGGAGGTCAGGGACCTCCTCGACCCCGCGGACATCGCCGACGTCGTGCTGTGGGCCGTCACGCTCCCGCCCGCGGTCAGCGTAGGCCCGCTGATACCCGTGCGCCCCGTCAGCAGGAACGCCCAGACCTTGGTCAACTGGGAGCAGTACCTGCGGACGCTGCGCCACTACGACGCCTCCGGCGGCCACATGGTCGACGTGCCCGGGATCCCCGAATGACCGGCGCCACGACCGCCCCCGGACCGGCCCCGGCGACGCAGCCCGAGGAGCGGGCGGCCGACCGGATCGTCGAGATCCTCCCGCCCGGCGACCCCCGGGTGCCCGACGCCGCGCACTGTGTGACGGGCGAGCTGCTCGCCGCCCGCGCCCAGGCCCACCCCGACCGTGTGTACGCCGTCTTCGATGACGACGCCGACGCCGACGGCGGTGACGTCACCGAGTGGACGTACGGGCAGGCCTACGACGACGCGCGCGCCACCGCCGCCGCCCTGCACCGCCTCGGCGTGCGCCAGGGCGACACCGTGCTGTGCTGGCTGCCCAACGGCCGGGACGCGCTGCGGGTCTGGTACGGCGTCAACCTCCTCGGCGCCGTGCACGTCCCCGTCAACACCGCCTACCGGGGCAGCCTGCTCGGGCACGTGCTCGCCAACTCCGGCGCCCGCGTCCTGATCGCGCACGCGCTGCTCGTCGACCGGCTCCAGCACACCGGCGGCGGCCGCCTCCAGGAGGTCGTCGTCCTCGGCGGCGGCCCCGACGACCCCTGGCCCGACGCCCTGCCCGGCGCCCCGCGCGTCCACGGTCCGTCCGCCCTGCGCGGGAAGCCGCAGGACTTCGTGCCGCCCGAGCGGCCGGTCGCCCCCTGGGACACCATGGCGGTGATCTACACCTCGGGCACCACGGGACCGTCCAAGGGCGTCCTGGTCTCCTACGTCCACCACTACTCGACGGTGACGGCGCTCCTCGACGACGACATCAGCGAGCACGACCGCTACCTGCTCAACCTGCCGCTGTGTCACGGCGGCGGCACCGAAGTGGCCTACTGCATGCTCCTCTTCGGGGGATCGGTCGTCGTCACCGAGGGCTTCAGGACAGCCGAGTTCTGGGAGGTGGTCCGGCGCCACGAGGTGACCATGTGCACCCTGCTCGGCGCCATGGTGGACTTCCTGCTGGGACTGCCGCCACGCCCGGGCGACACCGACCATCCGCTGCGCGCCGCCTGCGTGATCCCGCTGACGCGCCAGGCCCTCGACTTCGGCCGCCGCTTCGGTGTGGACGTCTACACCGGCTTCAACATGTCCGAGACATCGGCTCCGCTGGTGTCCGCGCTCAACCCGCAGCGCACCGGCAGCTGTGGCCGGCCGCGCCCCGGCGTGCAGTGCAGGGTGGTGGACGAGCACGGCATCGACGTACCGGACGGCACCGCGGGCGAGCTGGTGCTCCGCGCCGACCGGCCGTGGTCGCTGTTCCACGGCTACCACGGCATGCCGGAGGCCACCGCGGCGGCGTGGCGGCACGGCTGGTTCCACACCGGCGACGCCGTGCTGCGCGAACCGGGCGGCGACTACTTCTTCGTGGACCGCATCAAGGACGCCATCCGGCGCCGGGGCGAGAACGTCTCCTCCGCCGAGGTGGAGGCCGAACTGCTCAGCCATCCGGCCGTGGCCCTCGCCGCGGCCGTGGCGGTGCCCAGCGACCACGCGGAGGACGAGATACTCGCCGCCCTCGTGCTGCGGCCCGGCGTCCGCTTCGACCCGGAGCAGTTCCTCGCCCACCTGCGGCCGCGCATGGCGCACTTCATGGTGCCGCGCTATCTGCGGGTGCTCTCCGAGCTGCCCGTGACGGAGACGGGCAAGGTCCGCAAGGAGACGCTGCGCGCGCAGGGCGTCACCCCCGACACCTGGGACCGGGTGGCCGCAGGGATCGAGGTCACCCGTGACCGCGTCCGCTGAACCGGCCCCCGCGCACCGCGTCGTCGACGTGTGCGCGCTGGCCCTGGACCGGGAGTGCTGGCGCACGTACTTCCGCGGGCTCGGCGCGGTGGCGCCGACGTACCTGCGGGCCTTCGGCCGCCACGCCACGGCGGTCTTCGGCGCCGAGTACTCCCGCTTCCGGGCCCGTCTGGACGAGGGCGACCAGGACGGCGCCGTGGACCTGCTCGTCGCCGGCCGGCCGGAGCGCGTGGACGCCGAGGCGCTGCTCGCGACCATGGACGACAACGGCGTCGTCCACCAGGTCCTGATGAGCTGCGGCGGCGACACAGCCGACGGGGACGACGTCAACAGCCGCGTCGCCGCCGTCGCCGCCAAGGCCCCCGACCGGCTGCAGGCCTGGGCGGGCATCGACCTCACCGACCCGGCCCGGGCCGTCGCGGAACTGGAACGCTGCCACGGCCTCGGCATGCGGGGCTTCGCGGTGACGCCGTTCTGGCAGGGCGTCGACCCGCGCGATGCGGCATACGACCCGGTCTACGCCAGGGCACAGGAACTCGGCATGCCGCTGTGGCTGCACACCGGGCACCACTTCTCGCGGCACGCCGCCGAGCTGTGCCACCCCCGCAACGTCGACTGGATCGCCCTGCGCCACCCCGGACTGCCCATCGTGGCGGGGCACGCGGCCTGGCCCTGGGTGCTGGACCTGATCTCCGTCGCCCAGCGCCACCGCCACGTCTACCTCGACATCTCCTCCCACCGGCCGCCGTGGATGGCCCGCCCCGGATCGGGCTGGGAGCCCCTGCTCCTGTACGGCAGCACCACGCTGCGCGGCCGGGTCCTGTTCGGCTCGGCGACCTGGGTCAACGCCGACCCGGTCGCCGAACTCGCCCGGCAGGTGGCCGACCTCGGCCTCGGCGACGAGGTCACGGACGGCTGGCTGTACGGCAACGCGGCCCGGCTGCTCGGGCTCGGACCGGGCTGAGCGCCGTGCGCCACCGCGCCCCACCGACACTCCCCGCCCCACCCGCCCCACCGGCACTCCGCGGCTCACCCGCCCCACCGACACTCCCCGACCGACCCGCCCCGCCGGTACCCCGCGGCCCACCAGGACGGCCGACACCCTTCCAGCCCACCCGCACGCCACCCGCACGCCACCCACCCCCCACTCCCATCCCGACCCCCCGATCACCACCAGCGAGCGCACCAGCAGAGAAAGGGACCTATCGTGATCGACCCCGCTGACTACGCCCTGTGGAACAGCGGCGTGCCGCGCCCGTACCTCAAGGCGCTGTCCCCCGAGGACCTGCTCGCCGAGTCCGACGGCGTGCGTGTCCGTGACTCCGGCGGACGCTGGTACCTGGACGGCCGCTCCGGACTGTGGAACGTGACGCTCGGCTACGGCAACACGCGCGTCAAGGAGGCCATCAAGCAGCAGGTGGACCGGCTGCCGTTCGCCAACAGCTACGGCTACGGACGCCCCGCCCAGGTCACCGTGGACTGCGCCGAGGCCCTCGTCGGCCACTTGCCCGACGGCATCAACCACGTCCGGTTCGCCAGCAACGGCGCCCAGGCGGTGGAGATGGCCCTGCAGCTCTCCCGCTTCCTGCGGCTGCGGGCCGGACAGCCCGAGCGGATGGCCGTGTTCGCCATGTGGGACGGCTTCCACGGACAGGGCCCCGGCGCGGGCATGGTGACCGGCGTCCCCTACCTGCACCACCAGACCGGCCCGATGCTCCCCGAGGTGCACCACGCCCCGGGCCCGTTCTCCGTGGGCGCGACGCCGGGCGTCAGCGACATGGAGCGGCTGATCAGGGAGTTCGGCCCGGAGCGTGTGACCGCGGTGATCGTGGAGCCGGTCGTCGGCGAGGGCGGGCACATCCTGTCGCCCGAGTACCTGGGCTCTCTCGGCCGGTTCTGCCGGGAGCACGACATCCACCTGATCTTCGACGAGGTCGTCACCGGCATGGGCCGCGTCGGCGACTTCACCCGGGCCGGTCAACTGCCCGACG from Streptomyces flavofungini includes:
- a CDS encoding aminotransferase family protein, translating into MIDPADYALWNSGVPRPYLKALSPEDLLAESDGVRVRDSGGRWYLDGRSGLWNVTLGYGNTRVKEAIKQQVDRLPFANSYGYGRPAQVTVDCAEALVGHLPDGINHVRFASNGAQAVEMALQLSRFLRLRAGQPERMAVFAMWDGFHGQGPGAGMVTGVPYLHHQTGPMLPEVHHAPGPFSVGATPGVSDMERLIREFGPERVTAVIVEPVVGEGGHILSPEYLGSLGRFCREHDIHLIFDEVVTGMGRVGDFTRAGQLPDVTPDIITLGKGITSGYVPMSAVAIHDRLYDQLHERTTGDTALSVGSTNDGHAVAAAAALAVIGALTEDGVLENVRRRESDLLAALGKLQAQHPELTGFRCLGLFCGLEFGEPGGPSWSPGKVNKLRMALESRGVLSSSLRVVPNLMLMPPLVITEDDVAEIVGALDGALTDVKSGRLPESGFAKAMG
- a CDS encoding amidohydrolase family protein; amino-acid sequence: MTASAEPAPAHRVVDVCALALDRECWRTYFRGLGAVAPTYLRAFGRHATAVFGAEYSRFRARLDEGDQDGAVDLLVAGRPERVDAEALLATMDDNGVVHQVLMSCGGDTADGDDVNSRVAAVAAKAPDRLQAWAGIDLTDPARAVAELERCHGLGMRGFAVTPFWQGVDPRDAAYDPVYARAQELGMPLWLHTGHHFSRHAAELCHPRNVDWIALRHPGLPIVAGHAAWPWVLDLISVAQRHRHVYLDISSHRPPWMARPGSGWEPLLLYGSTTLRGRVLFGSATWVNADPVAELARQVADLGLGDEVTDGWLYGNAARLLGLGPG
- a CDS encoding AMP-binding protein, translating into MTGATTAPGPAPATQPEERAADRIVEILPPGDPRVPDAAHCVTGELLAARAQAHPDRVYAVFDDDADADGGDVTEWTYGQAYDDARATAAALHRLGVRQGDTVLCWLPNGRDALRVWYGVNLLGAVHVPVNTAYRGSLLGHVLANSGARVLIAHALLVDRLQHTGGGRLQEVVVLGGGPDDPWPDALPGAPRVHGPSALRGKPQDFVPPERPVAPWDTMAVIYTSGTTGPSKGVLVSYVHHYSTVTALLDDDISEHDRYLLNLPLCHGGGTEVAYCMLLFGGSVVVTEGFRTAEFWEVVRRHEVTMCTLLGAMVDFLLGLPPRPGDTDHPLRAACVIPLTRQALDFGRRFGVDVYTGFNMSETSAPLVSALNPQRTGSCGRPRPGVQCRVVDEHGIDVPDGTAGELVLRADRPWSLFHGYHGMPEATAAAWRHGWFHTGDAVLREPGGDYFFVDRIKDAIRRRGENVSSAEVEAELLSHPAVALAAAVAVPSDHAEDEILAALVLRPGVRFDPEQFLAHLRPRMAHFMVPRYLRVLSELPVTETGKVRKETLRAQGVTPDTWDRVAAGIEVTRDRVR
- a CDS encoding SDR family oxidoreductase, which gives rise to MTDNRPLKGKVALVAGASSGIGASIARTLAQAGASVALVARRGDQLAAVEQDVAGHEVPAVTLVADLAADGAPKDTVAAAERALGPIDIMVNNAALARTGPIHDTHPRHWRQAFHLNLDVPFLLARAVLPGMRERGHGWIVNISSEGSLLQADWSAPYSITKRALNALTGQIDLENRHLGVRAIAVLPGWVRTDLAQDPETLGVEVRDLLDPADIADVVLWAVTLPPAVSVGPLIPVRPVSRNAQTLVNWEQYLRTLRHYDASGGHMVDVPGIPE
- a CDS encoding SDR family NAD(P)-dependent oxidoreductase — encoded protein: MTEQRTTTAQRTTSAQRTAEAAPVARLETDSLAPVGRHVLLESTPGATHTRAVKEAWERLGFHVTAVNGADTPEPPDVYCVVALGNEALGSRTSASLRRAHVARVLEAMARRGYGRAVLVTDAGPHVHDDAEPECAAERAADHAWWQHLAKRCATQGVLANTVRVGYAPFLGHDLTAEAAGELLRHLVTRRPLTPPELDSALRLLASRGFGSVAGETLPLDGGLDAGIVPMPSARPPRPDRAAADTQEADPFRLAGRVVMVTGASSGIGASIARESAARGADVVLVARRRPELEKLAAEIRELGRRAWVVTADLSDPSRAAGLVHEAWERTGGVDALAYAAGAVSFDGAGDNSDNRHRLLALNSLSYASTCDALLKHWAATRRGGAVAVVSSLAAVSAPVANLASYGLSKAATAQFTSHFATSAARYKVRANSVLPGFVRTPMTDVTNPAFLDATNRLVPTGRMSEPTEVAALVCYLISPAAAGLTGAQLRVDGGGHCLAGLPHLDPSEHPLEEGPRQ